From the Plasmodium malariae genome assembly, chromosome: 2 genome, one window contains:
- the PmUG01_02020600 gene encoding vacuolar protein sorting-associated protein VTA1, putative, whose product MHEGEEANSEENKKVNIKSIHFILKKSEELEKDHLLVSFLCTLYIAEQLNNYLKNNYGDTEAKNIMIKCIDKAEQIRPLFDSVDYNKLADFCKKLFLAADKCDRNEEMTKRTMHMFFTSQIFYEILNHFRQLDDDEKEKYMYAKYKTIYLKKCFDKDIKPESGLPVEQKGETSLSAESDGEIRKEGKEMNEKSAHNETINEKIIIKNDNHNNYFEDIKELELDKCKKVEKNVDFALSLRHAQYAVNAIMFEDLTTAKRELQLALSYLE is encoded by the exons ATGCACGAAGGGGAGGAAGCAAATTcagaagaaaacaaaaaagttaatataaagtctattcattttatattaaagaaatcGGAGGAGTTGGAAAAGGATCATTTATTAG TTTCCTTTCTCTGTACACTTTACATTGCCGAgcaattaaataattacctcaaaaataattatggcGATACAG aagCGAAAAACATTATGATAAAATGCATAGATAAAGCTGAACAAATCAGGCCATTATTTGACTCGGTAGACTACAATAAGTTAGCTGATTTTTGCAAAA AGTTATTCTTAGCAGCTGATAAATGCGATAGAAATGAGGAGATGACAAAAAGAACAATGCACATGTTTTTCACTTcgcaaatattttatgaaatactTAATCACTTTAGACAACTAGATGatgatgaaaaagaaaaatacatgtaTGCTAAATATAAGAccatatacttaaaaaagtGTTTTGACAAAGATATAAAACCCGAGTCAGGCTTACCAGTGGAACAAAAGGGAGAAACTTCGCTTTCAG CAGAGTCCGATGGAGAGATCAGGAAAGAGGGAAAAGAAATGAACGAAAAATCGGCCCATAATGAaacaataaatgaaaaaattatcataaaaaatgataaccacaataattattttgagGATATTAAGGAACTTGAATtgg ATAAGTGcaaaaaagtagaaaaaaatgtGGATTTTGCCTTAAGTTTAAGGCACGCCCAATATGCCGTAAATG CCATAATGTTTGAAGATTTGACCACAGCAAAACGAGAATTACAACTTGCCCTCTCATACCTGGAATAG